CGTTTATCCATTTGACCTGTTCCAGCGGATACAAGATCAATTGGTCCCCAAGGAAGGTAGCCCATTAAATCTACGCCATCAAGTTCAACTGCTTTTTCCATTTCTGAAATGTGCTTTCTCATGTAGTCGACACGATAATCATCATGAATTGAGCCATCTTTTTCGACCTTATCATAAGCACCCAAACCATTTTCAACAATAAATAGTGGTACATGATAGCGGTCAGTTAAATGATTCAAAGAAATTCGTAAACCTTCAGGATCGATTTCCCAACCCCAATCACTGCGTTCTAGCGTTGGGTTTTTAGCAATAGCCTTGGATAAGTCATTTAATTCATCAGGCTTAACTTTTTCGGCAGAAACAGTGGTTGATTGGTAATAACTAAAACCAACGTAATCAACTGTTCCTTCTTTTAGAACTACACGATCTTCATCAGTAATATCGGGTCTGTAGCCATTACGCTCGATGTATGCCTCAACTTCTTTTGGATATTCACCAAAAACGTGAACATCTGAGAACCAATCACGTCTTTGCTCAAATTTGTCGGCCAGCAGAACATCATCTGAAGACGGGGTAAGCGGACGAACTGGTGAGTAATTGATCATACAACCGATTTGGAAGTCAGGATTAATCTTATGACCAATTTTGACTGCCAAGGCTGAAGCAACTAGTTCGTAGTGTGCAGCTTGGTACATAGCAGCTTCTTTTTCTTTATCTGTTAACCCGTTGAGAATAATGCCGGAGTTAGTGGCCATTAAGAAGTCTTCGGTGTATGCTGCTTGATTGTCGATTTCGTTAAAAGTCATCCAGTATTTGACACTGTCCTTATAGCGCTTAAAACAAACAGTCGCAAACCGGACAAAGAAGTCAATCAGTTTACGGTTAGTAAACCCATGATATTTTTTGACTAAATTAAATGGGATTTCAAAGTGCGACAAAGTAATTACTGGTTCGATGCCATAATGATGACAGGTAGCAAATAAATCATCGTAAAACTTCAAACCCGCTTCATTTGGCTGTTCGTCATCGCCATTAGGAAAAATTCTCGTCCAGGCAATTGAGGTTCTAAATGCCTTAAAGCCCATTTCAGCCATTAATTTAATATCTTCTTTGTAGTGATGATAAAAATCAATTGCACTGTGGTTAGGATAGTTTTTCCCTTCAATGACACCGTCAGTAATTTCACGCGGTTTAGTAGCTGAACCGACAGTCATGACATCGGCAACTGACATGCCTTTTCCGTCAACATTCCAAGCTCCTTCTAACTGGTGGGCAGCAACTGCACCACCCCATAAAAAGCCGTCTGGCATTTTTGCTGAGTACATTGTTATCTCCTTTTTATTGTATTATGCTGATAGCGCTAACAGATCTATTTTATACCAAATAAGTTTAGTCAAGCAAGTTAATCTCGGCTAGCTTTAATTAAGATATTAGGGATATAATGAAATAATATATGCATAAGTGTTAGGGGAATAAAGAATGTTGAATAAATTTCAATCAAAGAGCGTTGCCGAAAAGAAAAAAGCAGACAGTATTAAATACTTGTATTTTAGTCGATATTTAATGCTCCGTTATATCGTGATAATTTTTTTATTTACTAACCTTTTCTGGTTATTAGTTTTAACTCAATACCAGAGGTGGCTAGGAATTATTATTTCAGGAATAATGACGATCTTAGCAGCAATTGCCGCTATCGAGCAGCTAACTAAAATGCACAATCGGAAGCCGGATGTTCCTGCTACTAGGTATTATTTTTGGCTTCAAATCGGGGTCAATGTTGTTTTAGTCTGCTGTGCATTTTCACCGCTAAAAGACCAATTATTCCCGTTTTTATCTAATATGAGTTCTGTGTATTTAATTTGTGCATTTTTATTAATTGGTATTCTTTTATGCTATCTTAGCGAGCGGCGAATTCGGAATATTAGGGTAGGCAAAGATAAATATCAAAAACTAATAGCTACTTTCAAAAAAAATAATTGAAAAATGATTGCTTTTATAATGAAAATGCTTACAATAAATATATAACTAATTCAACAATATGAATTAATTATAGAAGGGAGTTATTAATATTATGGCTGATACTACAAAAAAGCCGTTAAAAGATAAGATCGGTGAAATAGCCGGTAAGTTTGCCGCAACACGCTTTGTTAGGGCAATCATGGATGCGGGCTACAGCGTTATTTCATTTTCAATTGTCGGAGCATTTTTCTTAATCCTGACTGTATTGTCTCAGGTTATTAAAATACCTGCTTTTATGAGTTTTTATGCAAATACAATTGGGCGCTTTTCAGTATTATTTAGTTCTGTTTATAATGCCACGATGGGAATTATCGCCCTGGTATTTTCAGGGACCTTTGCCTATTCGTACACTAAAATTTATCACGATGAGGAACACATTAATCTAATTCCAATGAACGGATTGATGATGTTCTTAATGGGCTTTTTCATTACCGTAGCTGAATTGGTCTGGAAGAATGGCCAAATGCAATTTGTTCAGGTTTTTACCAAAACCAAAATGGTTGCTAGTGGATATGAGGCCTCTGCTAGTGGTATTTACCGGATTGGTGCTGTCGGTATTTTCATTGGCTTGGTTATTGCCTGGCTGACTGTTCAAATCTATCGCTACACCATTAAGCATAACTGGCAAATAAAGATGCCGGCTTCAGTGCCATCGGGAGTATCTAATTCCTTTAGTGCCTTGATTCCGTCATTTTGTGTTGCAGTCGTAGTTGCTGCTTTAAACGGGGCATTAGTTATTGCAGGCACGGATATGTTCAACTTACTGTTCATTCCGTTCTCGTTTATCAGTGATATTGCCGACACCTGGTGGGGCTTCTTGATTATCATCTTCCTGATTCATTTTTTATGGTGGTTCGGGATCCACGGAGCAACGATTATCAGTTCTTTCTATATGCCAATTATTCTTGCCAATATGGCAGATAATGCTCAAAGAGGAGGCCATCACTTTTTTGCCGGCGATCCGACCAATGCATTTATTACGATCGGTGGTTCAGGCGCGATGCTTGGTGTGGCCATTTGGTTAGCATTTCGGGCTCGCTCGGCACAATTAAAAGAATTGGGGAAAGTGGAAATTATTCCGGCAATCTTTAATATTAACGAACCGTTAATTTTTGGCTTACCAATTGTTTACAACGTAGATTTATTTATTCCGTTTGTTTGTGCACCGCTTGCTTCGGGGATTATTGCATATTTAGGCATTGTTTCAAAATTGGTCCCAGTAATCAGAGTCCAACAACCTTGGCCGACACCAGTTGGCTTGAGTGGCTTCATTGCTACAACCAGTTGGCAAGGCGGCGTTCTTTCAATCGTCTGTGCAATTGTTGCTTTTCTTGTTTGGTACCCATTTATCAAACACTATGACAACACTTTATTAAAACAAGAACAAGAAACAGCAGCTGCTGAATAAACTTTAACTTAGATAAAAATTCTGTCTGAAGAGAAGTTAAACTAGTAAATGATGGTTTAACCTAAACTCTCAGGCAGTTTTTTATTTTATTTTTGGCAGCGCTTTACTATTAGCTGAAAGGTGCTAAAATAACTTTAATTTTAGCAAGAAAGTGTGAATGAAATGATTACTTTTGGCAAGAAAATGAATTTTCGCCCTTTAGTGATATCGTTAGCTTATTTTTTATTGGCTAGTTTGATTGCTTGGGATGTTTTAGCAATAGTTAATTCTCAAAATAAAAATTGGGCTTGGGTAATTGGCCTTATTTTCTTCGCTTTGGTAGCCTTTGGTTACTATCCAAATGTTTTACCTATTGAGTTTAATTATTGCGAGATTTCAGCTAAAAAAATTCGCTATTATGATCATGGCAGTTACTGGAATCGCATTAAGATGATCTTTCTTGGCAAGGCAAGTCCACTGAAAGACATTGCGACTAGTGAAGTTGTTGATGCGAAATTTTTAGGTAAAAAGAGCTTGGTTAAGATGGCACCAACAATCTTTTATCCAATGATTTTGATTTATTTTGTTGGAATTGTTTCAAGTGTAAATAACTTATGTGGTTTTCAATTGAAACTTGCAGACGGGCAAGAAATTACCTTGTCACTATCACGTGATAAGATTTATGAACCAGAGAAAACCATTAACCAGTCAGAAAAGGCTCTTGAGTTAATTAATCAAGGTTATACTTTGAGCAAATCATAAAACTGCTTGTTTTTAATTTGATAATCAATATTTTAGTAATTAATGCGCTTACTGGATATAATAAAAGTGTAACAATATTATATATTTGGGAGGCATTTTTAGATGAAATATCCTAAGACAAAAGAAATATTAAACCAACTTGTTGCTGACTTAACGCAATTACATATGGTAGTTCACCAACACCACTGGTATATGCGGGGCAATCGGTTTATAAAGCTGCACCCATATTTAGATAAAGTAATGGATGAATTAGCTAATCAGCTTGATGAAGTTTCAGAGCGGCTGATTACACTGGATGGCTCACCAGTTTCTACTCTGAGCGAAATTGCCGAGAAGACCAATATTAAAGATGAAAAAGGTAATTGGGACGAGACAATTGATGAGCGCTATGCCAAGATTATTGCGGGGTACCACTATCTTGATGACTTATATCGCGAAGGCATTAAGGCCAGCGATGAAGAGGGCGATTATGCCACTAATGATTTGCTTACCGGCTTTTTAGCTGAAGTAGAGAAACGGATTTGGATGATGTCTGGTGAAATTAATAAAGCACCAGAAATCGATCCTGAATAAGCTATGAAAATACTAAAAAAGGCAGTTTAATTAAATTGCCTTTTTTTGTGTCTTCTTTTAGGTTGATCTTTGCTATAATGAAATTAAATTGTAGTGTTAGTAACGATTGTGAAGAAAGCAAGAGCAATGGATAAGAAACAGCAGGATGAACTAAAAAATAAAGCAGCAATTAGGGCAGCAGAGTTAGTAGAGCCAGGGATGAAATTAGGTGTTGGCACTGGCTCAACAATTGCCTTTTTTATTGATGCATTAGGGAAACGAAAAAAAGAAGAGGGACTTGACTTAGAAGCTATTGTTACTACATCAAGCAGAAGTAAAAAACAGCTTGAAAAGTGGGGCTTCACGGTTAATGAATTAGCAGAAGTGGATCAGTTAGACTTGACAATCGATGGGGCTGATCGAGTTGACGTTAACTTTGACGGTATTAAAGGTGGCGGTGGCGCCTTAACAATGGAAAAAAATGTCGCCGCTAATTCGGAAAAAGTGCTGTGGATTGTTGATGAGTCGAAGTTAGTCGATCGTTTAAGCGGCTTTCCGTTACCGGTAGAAATTTTACCGATTTCCTGTGAACAAAATTTTCGGCGTTTTAGAAATGATGGCTTGAATCCGTCTTGGCGAATGGATGGCAATAAACGGTTTGTCACGCATTATGGCAATTATATTGTTGATTTAAACGTTGATCCAATTCCGATTCCGCGTGGATTAGATGATTACCTAGACAAAGTGGTTGGTGTTGTTGAAACTGGCCTATTCCTTGATATGTGTGATGAAGTAATTATTGCTCGTTCAGATGGCGAAATCGAAGATCGCGAAAAATAAAAAAGTAACATGGTAAATTGATTAGTATGAATCCGTCAAACGTAATCTGTTTTGACTGATTCATATTATTTTTTCAAGGTAAAAAGACAATCGTTAAATAGATTTGGTATGATGGTCTTATATCTTTCAAGGAAGAGGAATTTCGATGACTAAAAAACCTTTGATTATCAGTACTGACCCCGGCATTGATGACGTAGTAGCAATTACTATTTCATTATTTGCAAACGATCTTGATGTTAAATTGATTGCTGCAACTTGGGGCAATGTTCCTTTGGCTAAAACATTACTCAATGCTTTAAAATTGGAAACCTTCTTGGGAACAAAAGTGCCAGTTGTTTCTGGAGCTAGTCGTCCGTTATTGCGTGAAGCAATTGATGCATCGGACGTCCACGGTAAAAGTGGTTTGGCTGGCTATGACTTCCCGGAGCCAGATAAGTCATTACTTAAACCAGGAATTGCTGCAGATGCAATCCATGAAGTTGTAACTAACAGCCCAGAAAAAGTAACTTTAATGCAAATTGGTCCAGCGACTGATTTTGCTCTTTATTTTAGACAATACCCGGAAGATATGGCTAAGATTGAGCAGTTAGTAATTATGGGCGGTGCGATTGGTCGCGGTAATTGGGGCCCATACAGTGAATACAACGTAGCTGGTGATCCTGAAGCAGCCCAGATTGTTTTTTCTAGCGGTATTAAGATCTTGCTTGCTCCACTTGAATTAGGGCATGAAGCTTATGTGACCCAAAATACCCTTCAGGAAGTCAAAAAATTGGGCAAAACCGGTGACATGCTTTATCATATTCTAACTAATTTACATGATAAGACCGCAAATGATGGTCGTGAAATTTACGATGCTTTAGCTGCGGGAATGTTAATTAACCCGGATATGTATACCTTCAAGCCGGCCCATGTTGTTGTTGATACCAAGAGCCCATATGCCTATGGTGCTTCGCTGATTGATTTTGATAATTTCTTTGATAAGCCAGTTAATGCAGAAGTAGGGGTAGAGATAAATCAAGCTACATTTGCCCATTGGTTTATTGAAGCAATCAAAAAAGCAGAATAATTGAGGAGAAAAATGGCAGATTTCGTTTATCGGACTGTGATGCACGATATAAAACAGAATATTTTAGATAATAAGTATGATGGGATGCGCCTTCCTGATGAGCGAAGTCTTGCAGAACACTACCAAGTGAGCCGCTCTTCAATGAAGCGGGCAATGGAACTTTTATCTCAGCAAGGGATAGTTTTTAAAAAGCGTGGTAGCGGGACATTTATTAACCCTCTTTATCTGAAAAACCAGTCACTATTTCGCTATGAAGGGTCAAATTTAGGTTTAACAGATAGCTTAAAAGTTCCAGGTAAAAAACAAGGAATTAAATTGTTAGACTTCAATGTAGTTAAAGCATCGGAATCGATTAGGCAGG
This genomic window from Lactobacillus panisapium contains:
- a CDS encoding PTS cellobiose transporter subunit IIA, translating into MLNKFQSKSVAEKKKADSIKYLYFSRYLMLRYIVIIFLFTNLFWLLVLTQYQRWLGIIISGIMTILAAIAAIEQLTKMHNRKPDVPATRYYFWLQIGVNVVLVCCAFSPLKDQLFPFLSNMSSVYLICAFLLIGILLCYLSERRIRNIRVGKDKYQKLIATFKKNN
- the rpiA gene encoding ribose-5-phosphate isomerase RpiA is translated as MDKKQQDELKNKAAIRAAELVEPGMKLGVGTGSTIAFFIDALGKRKKEEGLDLEAIVTTSSRSKKQLEKWGFTVNELAEVDQLDLTIDGADRVDVNFDGIKGGGGALTMEKNVAANSEKVLWIVDESKLVDRLSGFPLPVEILPISCEQNFRRFRNDGLNPSWRMDGNKRFVTHYGNYIVDLNVDPIPIPRGLDDYLDKVVGVVETGLFLDMCDEVIIARSDGEIEDREK
- a CDS encoding 6-phospho-beta-glucosidase, with the translated sequence MYSAKMPDGFLWGGAVAAHQLEGAWNVDGKGMSVADVMTVGSATKPREITDGVIEGKNYPNHSAIDFYHHYKEDIKLMAEMGFKAFRTSIAWTRIFPNGDDEQPNEAGLKFYDDLFATCHHYGIEPVITLSHFEIPFNLVKKYHGFTNRKLIDFFVRFATVCFKRYKDSVKYWMTFNEIDNQAAYTEDFLMATNSGIILNGLTDKEKEAAMYQAAHYELVASALAVKIGHKINPDFQIGCMINYSPVRPLTPSSDDVLLADKFEQRRDWFSDVHVFGEYPKEVEAYIERNGYRPDITDEDRVVLKEGTVDYVGFSYYQSTTVSAEKVKPDELNDLSKAIAKNPTLERSDWGWEIDPEGLRISLNHLTDRYHVPLFIVENGLGAYDKVEKDGSIHDDYRVDYMRKHISEMEKAVELDGVDLMGYLPWGPIDLVSAGTGQMDKRYGFIYVDKNDAGEGTLKRSRKDSFDWYKKVINSNGADLA
- the celB gene encoding PTS cellobiose transporter subunit IIC, encoding MADTTKKPLKDKIGEIAGKFAATRFVRAIMDAGYSVISFSIVGAFFLILTVLSQVIKIPAFMSFYANTIGRFSVLFSSVYNATMGIIALVFSGTFAYSYTKIYHDEEHINLIPMNGLMMFLMGFFITVAELVWKNGQMQFVQVFTKTKMVASGYEASASGIYRIGAVGIFIGLVIAWLTVQIYRYTIKHNWQIKMPASVPSGVSNSFSALIPSFCVAVVVAALNGALVIAGTDMFNLLFIPFSFISDIADTWWGFLIIIFLIHFLWWFGIHGATIISSFYMPIILANMADNAQRGGHHFFAGDPTNAFITIGGSGAMLGVAIWLAFRARSAQLKELGKVEIIPAIFNINEPLIFGLPIVYNVDLFIPFVCAPLASGIIAYLGIVSKLVPVIRVQQPWPTPVGLSGFIATTSWQGGVLSIVCAIVAFLVWYPFIKHYDNTLLKQEQETAAAE
- a CDS encoding nucleoside hydrolase; its protein translation is MTKKPLIISTDPGIDDVVAITISLFANDLDVKLIAATWGNVPLAKTLLNALKLETFLGTKVPVVSGASRPLLREAIDASDVHGKSGLAGYDFPEPDKSLLKPGIAADAIHEVVTNSPEKVTLMQIGPATDFALYFRQYPEDMAKIEQLVIMGGAIGRGNWGPYSEYNVAGDPEAAQIVFSSGIKILLAPLELGHEAYVTQNTLQEVKKLGKTGDMLYHILTNLHDKTANDGREIYDALAAGMLINPDMYTFKPAHVVVDTKSPYAYGASLIDFDNFFDKPVNAEVGVEINQATFAHWFIEAIKKAE
- a CDS encoding Dps family protein yields the protein MKYPKTKEILNQLVADLTQLHMVVHQHHWYMRGNRFIKLHPYLDKVMDELANQLDEVSERLITLDGSPVSTLSEIAEKTNIKDEKGNWDETIDERYAKIIAGYHYLDDLYREGIKASDEEGDYATNDLLTGFLAEVEKRIWMMSGEINKAPEIDPE